A stretch of the Capsicum annuum cultivar UCD-10X-F1 chromosome 8, UCD10Xv1.1, whole genome shotgun sequence genome encodes the following:
- the LOC107840267 gene encoding probable receptor-like protein kinase At1g49730 isoform X2 — protein sequence MTFLYGLPIFMGFFFLFLEMLQLPFSTAAAASVCPLDMTGSNYTLTASLCSNKEDRGKCCRYINALVAISVARYANATSNLGVNPETSQICLDKIAEIFQFHGVTRNATVFCGFGTKIPVNYDCQGRTTVTQMIQSPQFSSVTKTCQVPLSGESECRRCLNAGILYLRNLVGTADNLTFSTCRDATFAALASQVDNASAIDIARCFFGVKRLIIPPGSSPSQPSPEVSPSPPVVASPTQLSFTPVKENHHPYHLTLVPLIGIVVTVLAVLMLLILIVLIWRKSKELEDSDATDKISSKSFTQRPKRFQEGTASMFKKYSYKGTRKATNNFSTTIGQGGFGTVYKAEFKDGSVVAVKRMNKVSEQAEDEFCREIELLARLHHRHLVALKGFCTERHERFLMYEYMPNGSLKDQLHSTTPLSWCTRIQIAIDVANALEYLHFYCDPPLCHRDIKSSNILLDENFVAKVADFGLAHASKDGSICFEPVNTDIKGTAGYMDPEYVITQELTEKSDVYSYGVVLLELITARRAVQENKNLIEWVEIFLTSESRITELVDPNIGDSYDFDQLETLLAIVRWCTQREGRARPSIKQVLRLLYECAEPMHSGFVESMEDEDYDDIEGRGRTSRSRLQKGEGGDGRCLASSSSTSRSYCSRSFLIETSPPQSPL from the exons ATGACATTCTTGTACGGACTACCCATTTTTATGGgattcttcttcctctttcttgAAATGCTGCAACTTCCCTTTTCAACTGCTGCTGCTGCTTCTG TGTGCCCCTTAGACATGACCGGCTCCAACTATACTCTGACTGCCTCACTCTGCTCCAACAAAGAAGACAGAGGAAAGTGTTGCCGCTACATTAATGCCTTGGTTGCAATTTCTGTTGCTCGATATGCAAATGCAACAAGCAACCTGGGGGTTAACCCTGAGACATCACAAATTTGCCTAGACAAAATAGCAGAAATTTTCCAATTCCATGGAGTCACTAGAAATGCAACAGTGTTCTGCGGGTTTGGGACAAAAATTCCTGTCAACTATGATTGCCAAGGTCGAACAACTGTAACTCAGATGATTCAGTCTCCACAATTTTCAAGTGTTACTAAAACCTGCCAAGTCCCACTCTCTGGGGAAAGTGAATGCAGAAGATGCCTCAATGCTGGCATCTTGTATCTACGCAATCTAGTTGGTACAGCTGATAATCTGACATTTAGTACTTGTAGAGATGCAACTTTTGCTGCTCTTGCAAGCCAAGTTGACAATGCATCAGCTATTGATATTGCTCGCTGTTTCTTTGGGGTTAAACGCCTTATTATACCTCCAG GATCATCTCCATCACAACCTTCACCAGAGGTCTCTCCAAGCCCTCCTGTTGTTGCTAGCCCCACTCAACTTTCCTTTACACCTGTTAAGGAAAATCACCATCCTTACCACCTTACATTGGTACCACTTATTGGCATAGTAGTTACGGTCTTGGCTGTCCTAATGCTGCTTATCTTAATTGTTCTGATTTGGAGGAAAAGCAAAGAGCTGGAAGATTCTGATGCAACTGATAAGATATCTTCCAAATCCTTCACACAGCGACCAAAAAGATTCCAGGAAG GTACGGCTTCTATGTTTAAGAAATACAGCTATAAGGGGACAAGGAAAGCAACCAACAACTTCAGCACAACTATTGGACAGGGGGGATTTGGCACAGTATACAAAGCTGAATTTAAGGATGGTTCCGTGGTAGCAGTGAAGAGAATGAACAAGGTTTCTGAGCAGGCTGAGGATGAGTTTTGCAGAGAAATAGAACTGCTTGCTCGACTGCATCATCGTCATCTCGTTGCTCTAAAGGGCTTTTGCACCGAAAGGCATGAGAG GTTTCTCATGTATGAGTATATGCCAAATGGAAGCTTAAAGGATCAGCTTCACA GTACAACTCCCCTCAGTTGGTGTACTAGAATTCAAATAGCTATTGATGTGGCAAACGCTCTG GAATATCTTCATTTCTATTGTGATCCTCCACTGTGCCATAGGGACATTAAATCAAGCAATATATTATTGGATGAGAACTTTGTTGCAAAG GTTGCAGATTTTGGTCTTGCACATGCTTCAAAAGATGGTTCTATTTGCTTTGAACCGGTAAACACAGATATCAAGGGAACTGCAG GTTATATGGATCCTGAGTATGTCATCACCCAAGAGCTTACAGAGAAAAGTGATGTATATAGTTATGGAGTGGTATTACTGGAATTAATCACAGCGAGACGCGCAgttcaagaaaacaaaaatttgatagagtGGGTTGAAATATTCCTGACATCAGAATCTAGAATAACTGAGCTAGTTGATCCTAACATTGGAGACTCTTATGACTTTGATCAACTTGAGACCCTTTTAGCAATTGTTAGATGGTGTACACAGAGAGAGGGACGGGCTCGGCCTTCAATCAAGCAGGTCCTTAGGCTTTTGTATGAGTGTGCAGAGCCTATGCACAGTGGTTTTGTTGAATCCATGGaggatgaagactatgatgacaTTGAAGGTAGGGGAAGAACAAGTAGGTCTAGGCTGCAAAAAGGTGAGGGTGGTGATGGAAGGTGTCTAGCTTCGTCGTCAAGTACATCGAGGTCCTATTGTAGCAGGAGCTTCCTAATTGAAACCAGCCCTCCCCAGTCTCCTCTCTAA
- the LOC107840267 gene encoding probable receptor-like protein kinase At1g49730 isoform X1, with product MTFLYGLPIFMGFFFLFLEMLQLPFSTAAAASVCPLDMTGSNYTLTASLCSNKEDRGKCCRYINALVAISVARYANATSNLGVNPETSQICLDKIAEIFQFHGVTRNATVFCGFGTKIPVNYDCQGRTTVTQMIQSPQFSSVTKTCQVPLSGESECRRCLNAGILYLRNLVGTADNLTFSTCRDATFAALASQVDNASAIDIARCFFGVKRLIIPPGSSPSQPSPEVSPSPPVVASPTQLSFTPVKENHHPYHLTLVPLIGIVVTVLAVLMLLILIVLIWRKSKELEDSDATDKISSKSFTQRPKRFQEGTASMFKKYSYKGTRKATNNFSTTIGQGGFGTVYKAEFKDGSVVAVKRMNKVSEQAEDEFCREIELLARLHHRHLVALKGFCTERHERFLMYEYMPNGSLKDQLHNPGTTPLSWCTRIQIAIDVANALEYLHFYCDPPLCHRDIKSSNILLDENFVAKVADFGLAHASKDGSICFEPVNTDIKGTAGYMDPEYVITQELTEKSDVYSYGVVLLELITARRAVQENKNLIEWVEIFLTSESRITELVDPNIGDSYDFDQLETLLAIVRWCTQREGRARPSIKQVLRLLYECAEPMHSGFVESMEDEDYDDIEGRGRTSRSRLQKGEGGDGRCLASSSSTSRSYCSRSFLIETSPPQSPL from the exons ATGACATTCTTGTACGGACTACCCATTTTTATGGgattcttcttcctctttcttgAAATGCTGCAACTTCCCTTTTCAACTGCTGCTGCTGCTTCTG TGTGCCCCTTAGACATGACCGGCTCCAACTATACTCTGACTGCCTCACTCTGCTCCAACAAAGAAGACAGAGGAAAGTGTTGCCGCTACATTAATGCCTTGGTTGCAATTTCTGTTGCTCGATATGCAAATGCAACAAGCAACCTGGGGGTTAACCCTGAGACATCACAAATTTGCCTAGACAAAATAGCAGAAATTTTCCAATTCCATGGAGTCACTAGAAATGCAACAGTGTTCTGCGGGTTTGGGACAAAAATTCCTGTCAACTATGATTGCCAAGGTCGAACAACTGTAACTCAGATGATTCAGTCTCCACAATTTTCAAGTGTTACTAAAACCTGCCAAGTCCCACTCTCTGGGGAAAGTGAATGCAGAAGATGCCTCAATGCTGGCATCTTGTATCTACGCAATCTAGTTGGTACAGCTGATAATCTGACATTTAGTACTTGTAGAGATGCAACTTTTGCTGCTCTTGCAAGCCAAGTTGACAATGCATCAGCTATTGATATTGCTCGCTGTTTCTTTGGGGTTAAACGCCTTATTATACCTCCAG GATCATCTCCATCACAACCTTCACCAGAGGTCTCTCCAAGCCCTCCTGTTGTTGCTAGCCCCACTCAACTTTCCTTTACACCTGTTAAGGAAAATCACCATCCTTACCACCTTACATTGGTACCACTTATTGGCATAGTAGTTACGGTCTTGGCTGTCCTAATGCTGCTTATCTTAATTGTTCTGATTTGGAGGAAAAGCAAAGAGCTGGAAGATTCTGATGCAACTGATAAGATATCTTCCAAATCCTTCACACAGCGACCAAAAAGATTCCAGGAAG GTACGGCTTCTATGTTTAAGAAATACAGCTATAAGGGGACAAGGAAAGCAACCAACAACTTCAGCACAACTATTGGACAGGGGGGATTTGGCACAGTATACAAAGCTGAATTTAAGGATGGTTCCGTGGTAGCAGTGAAGAGAATGAACAAGGTTTCTGAGCAGGCTGAGGATGAGTTTTGCAGAGAAATAGAACTGCTTGCTCGACTGCATCATCGTCATCTCGTTGCTCTAAAGGGCTTTTGCACCGAAAGGCATGAGAG GTTTCTCATGTATGAGTATATGCCAAATGGAAGCTTAAAGGATCAGCTTCACA ATCCAGGTACAACTCCCCTCAGTTGGTGTACTAGAATTCAAATAGCTATTGATGTGGCAAACGCTCTG GAATATCTTCATTTCTATTGTGATCCTCCACTGTGCCATAGGGACATTAAATCAAGCAATATATTATTGGATGAGAACTTTGTTGCAAAG GTTGCAGATTTTGGTCTTGCACATGCTTCAAAAGATGGTTCTATTTGCTTTGAACCGGTAAACACAGATATCAAGGGAACTGCAG GTTATATGGATCCTGAGTATGTCATCACCCAAGAGCTTACAGAGAAAAGTGATGTATATAGTTATGGAGTGGTATTACTGGAATTAATCACAGCGAGACGCGCAgttcaagaaaacaaaaatttgatagagtGGGTTGAAATATTCCTGACATCAGAATCTAGAATAACTGAGCTAGTTGATCCTAACATTGGAGACTCTTATGACTTTGATCAACTTGAGACCCTTTTAGCAATTGTTAGATGGTGTACACAGAGAGAGGGACGGGCTCGGCCTTCAATCAAGCAGGTCCTTAGGCTTTTGTATGAGTGTGCAGAGCCTATGCACAGTGGTTTTGTTGAATCCATGGaggatgaagactatgatgacaTTGAAGGTAGGGGAAGAACAAGTAGGTCTAGGCTGCAAAAAGGTGAGGGTGGTGATGGAAGGTGTCTAGCTTCGTCGTCAAGTACATCGAGGTCCTATTGTAGCAGGAGCTTCCTAATTGAAACCAGCCCTCCCCAGTCTCCTCTCTAA
- the LOC107840267 gene encoding probable receptor-like protein kinase At1g49730 isoform X3: protein MTGSNYTLTASLCSNKEDRGKCCRYINALVAISVARYANATSNLGVNPETSQICLDKIAEIFQFHGVTRNATVFCGFGTKIPVNYDCQGRTTVTQMIQSPQFSSVTKTCQVPLSGESECRRCLNAGILYLRNLVGTADNLTFSTCRDATFAALASQVDNASAIDIARCFFGVKRLIIPPGSSPSQPSPEVSPSPPVVASPTQLSFTPVKENHHPYHLTLVPLIGIVVTVLAVLMLLILIVLIWRKSKELEDSDATDKISSKSFTQRPKRFQEGTASMFKKYSYKGTRKATNNFSTTIGQGGFGTVYKAEFKDGSVVAVKRMNKVSEQAEDEFCREIELLARLHHRHLVALKGFCTERHERFLMYEYMPNGSLKDQLHNPGTTPLSWCTRIQIAIDVANALEYLHFYCDPPLCHRDIKSSNILLDENFVAKVADFGLAHASKDGSICFEPVNTDIKGTAGYMDPEYVITQELTEKSDVYSYGVVLLELITARRAVQENKNLIEWVEIFLTSESRITELVDPNIGDSYDFDQLETLLAIVRWCTQREGRARPSIKQVLRLLYECAEPMHSGFVESMEDEDYDDIEGRGRTSRSRLQKGEGGDGRCLASSSSTSRSYCSRSFLIETSPPQSPL, encoded by the exons ATGACCGGCTCCAACTATACTCTGACTGCCTCACTCTGCTCCAACAAAGAAGACAGAGGAAAGTGTTGCCGCTACATTAATGCCTTGGTTGCAATTTCTGTTGCTCGATATGCAAATGCAACAAGCAACCTGGGGGTTAACCCTGAGACATCACAAATTTGCCTAGACAAAATAGCAGAAATTTTCCAATTCCATGGAGTCACTAGAAATGCAACAGTGTTCTGCGGGTTTGGGACAAAAATTCCTGTCAACTATGATTGCCAAGGTCGAACAACTGTAACTCAGATGATTCAGTCTCCACAATTTTCAAGTGTTACTAAAACCTGCCAAGTCCCACTCTCTGGGGAAAGTGAATGCAGAAGATGCCTCAATGCTGGCATCTTGTATCTACGCAATCTAGTTGGTACAGCTGATAATCTGACATTTAGTACTTGTAGAGATGCAACTTTTGCTGCTCTTGCAAGCCAAGTTGACAATGCATCAGCTATTGATATTGCTCGCTGTTTCTTTGGGGTTAAACGCCTTATTATACCTCCAG GATCATCTCCATCACAACCTTCACCAGAGGTCTCTCCAAGCCCTCCTGTTGTTGCTAGCCCCACTCAACTTTCCTTTACACCTGTTAAGGAAAATCACCATCCTTACCACCTTACATTGGTACCACTTATTGGCATAGTAGTTACGGTCTTGGCTGTCCTAATGCTGCTTATCTTAATTGTTCTGATTTGGAGGAAAAGCAAAGAGCTGGAAGATTCTGATGCAACTGATAAGATATCTTCCAAATCCTTCACACAGCGACCAAAAAGATTCCAGGAAG GTACGGCTTCTATGTTTAAGAAATACAGCTATAAGGGGACAAGGAAAGCAACCAACAACTTCAGCACAACTATTGGACAGGGGGGATTTGGCACAGTATACAAAGCTGAATTTAAGGATGGTTCCGTGGTAGCAGTGAAGAGAATGAACAAGGTTTCTGAGCAGGCTGAGGATGAGTTTTGCAGAGAAATAGAACTGCTTGCTCGACTGCATCATCGTCATCTCGTTGCTCTAAAGGGCTTTTGCACCGAAAGGCATGAGAG GTTTCTCATGTATGAGTATATGCCAAATGGAAGCTTAAAGGATCAGCTTCACA ATCCAGGTACAACTCCCCTCAGTTGGTGTACTAGAATTCAAATAGCTATTGATGTGGCAAACGCTCTG GAATATCTTCATTTCTATTGTGATCCTCCACTGTGCCATAGGGACATTAAATCAAGCAATATATTATTGGATGAGAACTTTGTTGCAAAG GTTGCAGATTTTGGTCTTGCACATGCTTCAAAAGATGGTTCTATTTGCTTTGAACCGGTAAACACAGATATCAAGGGAACTGCAG GTTATATGGATCCTGAGTATGTCATCACCCAAGAGCTTACAGAGAAAAGTGATGTATATAGTTATGGAGTGGTATTACTGGAATTAATCACAGCGAGACGCGCAgttcaagaaaacaaaaatttgatagagtGGGTTGAAATATTCCTGACATCAGAATCTAGAATAACTGAGCTAGTTGATCCTAACATTGGAGACTCTTATGACTTTGATCAACTTGAGACCCTTTTAGCAATTGTTAGATGGTGTACACAGAGAGAGGGACGGGCTCGGCCTTCAATCAAGCAGGTCCTTAGGCTTTTGTATGAGTGTGCAGAGCCTATGCACAGTGGTTTTGTTGAATCCATGGaggatgaagactatgatgacaTTGAAGGTAGGGGAAGAACAAGTAGGTCTAGGCTGCAAAAAGGTGAGGGTGGTGATGGAAGGTGTCTAGCTTCGTCGTCAAGTACATCGAGGTCCTATTGTAGCAGGAGCTTCCTAATTGAAACCAGCCCTCCCCAGTCTCCTCTCTAA
- the LOC107840268 gene encoding uncharacterized protein LOC107840268 isoform X2 produces the protein MALTPTSSFGLSPEPLEQSGKQMANTNGKALTPLSLQSPNSSQGPVAILWDIENCPVPSDVRPEDVAGNIRMTLRVHPVIKGAVTLFSAYGDFNSFPRRLREGCQRTGVKLIDVPNGRKDAADKAILVDMFLFALDNPPPSSIMLISGDVDFAPALHILGQRGYTVILVIPSGVGVSSALCNAGRFVWDWPSVARGEGFVPPAKALTPCRGGVSDIAGMLMGCCQINDTPDGLHDDEAIVYRGLSQSYYNAREFSMISHSLAEYNTSSISMPCYPTGMRTHSLASGSNEFSLGGPSSHDQSDLIWVQPGDINGLKGQLVKLLELSGGCLPLTRVPAEYQKIYGRPLYISEYGAAKLVNLLKKMSDAISVGGKGHKKFVYLHNSCAVPSAPPLTILKRDSKGKGTQEGNADIVTGAGSSDEFSDDERGLTKDAIIEKSLENFKYELQEILVSYSCRIFLGCFEAIYQQRYKRQLDYESFGVVELEQLLAKVKDVAIVQEEPVSKKKFLAAVGA, from the exons ATGGCACTTACTCCTACATCATCTTTTGGATTGTCACCAGAGCCCTTGGAACAAAGTGGGAAGCAGATGGCAAACACAAATGGAAAAGCACTAACACCTCTCTCCCTGCAAAGCCCAAATTCTTCACAGGGACCGGTGGCAATTCTTTGGGACATTGAGAACTGTCCTGTTCCAAGTGATGTACGCCCTGAAGATGTGGCTGGCAACATCAGAATGACTCTGCGGGTTCATCCTGTGATCAAAGGAGCAGTTACACTGTTTTCTGCCTATGGAGATTTTAATTCTTTCCCCAGGCGATTAAGAGAGGGATGCCAGAGAACTGGTGTTAAACTTATAGACGTCCCCAATGGCAGGAAGGATGCAGCTGACAAGGCCATTTTGGTTGACATGTTTCTTTTTGCTCTTGACAATCCTCCACCCTCGTCCATTATGCTAATATCAGGAGATGTTGATTTTGCTCCTGCACTACACATTCTCGGTCAACGCGGATACACTGTGATCCTTGTCATTCCTTCAGGGGTTGGAGTTTCGTCAGCTCTATGTAATGCGGGCAGGTTTGTATGGGACTGGCCAAGTGTCGCTCGAGGCGAAGGTTTTGTGCCTCCTGCAAAGGCCTTAACACCTTGTCGTGGTGGTGTCTCAGACATTGCTGGGATGCTAATGGGTTGTTGCCAGATTAATGACACcccagatggtctgcatgatgaTGAAGCTATAGTGTATAGGGGCCTCTCACAGAGCTACTATAATGCAAGGGAATTCTCAATGATATCGCATTCTCTGGCTGAATATAATACCTCTTCAATTTCCATGCCATGTTATCCTACAGGTATGAGAACTCATAGTCTTGCTTCTGGTTCAAATGAATTTTCACTTGGAGGTCCATCTTCACATGACCAGAGTGACTTGATATGGGTACAGCCTGGGGATATAAATGGTTTGAAGGGGCAGCTAGTGAAGTTGCTTGAATTATCTGGCGGCTGCTTGCCTCTTACACGTGTTCCTGCAGAATACCAGAAAATTTATGGGAGGCCCCTTTACATTTCAGAATATGGTGCAGCTAAGCTCGTGAATCTTCTCAAGAAGATGAGTGATGCAATATCTGTCGGGGGGAAAGGCCACAAGAAGTTTGTCTACCTCCATAATTCATGTGCAGTACCAAGTGCTCCCCCCTTAACTATATTAAAAAGAGATAGTAAAGGAAAAGGAACACAGGAGGGAAATGCCGATATTGTGACTGGAGCTGGATCTTCAGATGAGTTCTCTGATGATGAAAGAGGACTCACAAAAGA TGCAATAATTGAAAAAAGCCTTGAAAATTTCAAGTATGAACTTCAAGAGATACTTGTTAGCTACTCTTGCCGGATTTTTCTTGGTTGTTTTGAGGCAATATATCAACAAAGGTACAAGAGGCAATTAGACTACGAGAGCTTTGGAGTGGTTGAACTTGAGCAACTTCTAGCAAAGGTGAAAGATGTAGCGATTGTCCAAGAGGAGCCAGTTAGCAAGAAGAAGTTTCTGGCCGCTGTTGGTGCCTAG
- the LOC107840268 gene encoding uncharacterized protein LOC107840268 isoform X1, with product MALTPTSSFGLSPEPLEQSGKQMANTNGKALTPLSLQSPNSSQGPVAILWDIENCPVPSDVRPEDVAGNIRMTLRVHPVIKGAVTLFSAYGDFNSFPRRLREGCQRTGVKLIDVPNGRKDAADKAILVDMFLFALDNPPPSSIMLISGDVDFAPALHILGQRGYTVILVIPSGVGVSSALCNAGRFVWDWPSVARGEGFVPPAKALTPCRGGVSDIAGMLMGCCQINDTPDGLHDDEAIVYRGLSQSYYNAREFSMISHSLAEYNTSSISMPCYPTGMRTHSLASGSNEFSLGGPSSHDQSDLIWVQPGDINGLKGQLVKLLELSGGCLPLTRVPAEYQKIYGRPLYISEYGAAKLVNLLKKMSDAISVGGKGHKKFVYLHNSCAVPSAPPLTILKRDSKGKGTQEGNADIVTGAGSSDEFSDDERGLTKERGGEL from the coding sequence ATGGCACTTACTCCTACATCATCTTTTGGATTGTCACCAGAGCCCTTGGAACAAAGTGGGAAGCAGATGGCAAACACAAATGGAAAAGCACTAACACCTCTCTCCCTGCAAAGCCCAAATTCTTCACAGGGACCGGTGGCAATTCTTTGGGACATTGAGAACTGTCCTGTTCCAAGTGATGTACGCCCTGAAGATGTGGCTGGCAACATCAGAATGACTCTGCGGGTTCATCCTGTGATCAAAGGAGCAGTTACACTGTTTTCTGCCTATGGAGATTTTAATTCTTTCCCCAGGCGATTAAGAGAGGGATGCCAGAGAACTGGTGTTAAACTTATAGACGTCCCCAATGGCAGGAAGGATGCAGCTGACAAGGCCATTTTGGTTGACATGTTTCTTTTTGCTCTTGACAATCCTCCACCCTCGTCCATTATGCTAATATCAGGAGATGTTGATTTTGCTCCTGCACTACACATTCTCGGTCAACGCGGATACACTGTGATCCTTGTCATTCCTTCAGGGGTTGGAGTTTCGTCAGCTCTATGTAATGCGGGCAGGTTTGTATGGGACTGGCCAAGTGTCGCTCGAGGCGAAGGTTTTGTGCCTCCTGCAAAGGCCTTAACACCTTGTCGTGGTGGTGTCTCAGACATTGCTGGGATGCTAATGGGTTGTTGCCAGATTAATGACACcccagatggtctgcatgatgaTGAAGCTATAGTGTATAGGGGCCTCTCACAGAGCTACTATAATGCAAGGGAATTCTCAATGATATCGCATTCTCTGGCTGAATATAATACCTCTTCAATTTCCATGCCATGTTATCCTACAGGTATGAGAACTCATAGTCTTGCTTCTGGTTCAAATGAATTTTCACTTGGAGGTCCATCTTCACATGACCAGAGTGACTTGATATGGGTACAGCCTGGGGATATAAATGGTTTGAAGGGGCAGCTAGTGAAGTTGCTTGAATTATCTGGCGGCTGCTTGCCTCTTACACGTGTTCCTGCAGAATACCAGAAAATTTATGGGAGGCCCCTTTACATTTCAGAATATGGTGCAGCTAAGCTCGTGAATCTTCTCAAGAAGATGAGTGATGCAATATCTGTCGGGGGGAAAGGCCACAAGAAGTTTGTCTACCTCCATAATTCATGTGCAGTACCAAGTGCTCCCCCCTTAACTATATTAAAAAGAGATAGTAAAGGAAAAGGAACACAGGAGGGAAATGCCGATATTGTGACTGGAGCTGGATCTTCAGATGAGTTCTCTGATGATGAAAGAGGACTCACAAAAGAGCGTGGGGGGGAGCTGTGA